The Festucalex cinctus isolate MCC-2025b chromosome 16, RoL_Fcin_1.0, whole genome shotgun sequence sequence TTGCTCACTGTtcagtaaaatatttaaaaaatccgTAAACATCTGACATCTCTTGAAatcttatttttactttttgacggatgtcacaaaaaaatgttcataattATTCTTTAACATGATAGCTTTAAATGTAAAGTATCTAATGAGGAATATTTACAAAATCTCCCATCTCTCCTTTACCGTGTGGATTTAGTGGAATTATCACAAGCGTTGCACTTGTACATGTTCAGCGATGTGCCGGCGGACGCTTTGCACGATGTGCTCCTTGTCCTTTCGTTGGCTGTAGTAGTCGACCAGGATTCCGTCGGGGCTGACGAGGTAGATGAGGATCGAGTGGTCCACCAGGTAGTCGCCGTTCTCGTCCTTGGGGCCGCGGCCGGCGTATACCCGGAAGTCACGGCCCGCTTCCTGCACCTCTTCCGACGTGCCCGTCAGGCCTACCTGCGCTCacgccaaaaacaacaaaaggttTAAATGAGAAATTTGGAGACGTTTCCAACTTTCCAACCTACAAGTCGCGGGTGAAAGTCTTTGACGTAGCGAGCCAGCGCGTCCACGCCGTCACGCTCGGGGTCGACGGTGATGAAGAGGGGCTGCACGGGCGGCAGCGAGGCGTCGGCGTCCAGCTCGGCCACGGCGTCGCTCATCTTGTCCAGCTCGTCGGGGCAGATGTCGGGGCATTGCGTGAAGCCAAAGTACAGCAGCACCCAGCGGCCCAGGAAGTCTTGCTTGGTGCGGCGCTGCCCGTTGTGGTCCACCAAGTCGAAGTTGCCCTTACCCAGCGCCAGACGCCGCAGCTGCCCCGTGCGCGTTTGCCGATCCTTCTCCCGCTTCTCGGCGTCTGCCCACGCCCACGCCGCCAGCACCCCGCCGCCCAACAGCAGCGTCACGGCCACGCGCGTCCTCGGCTTCAACTTGACCGGCGCTCGGTCGCCTTGAGACAAGAGGCGGACGGGGGGCGGCGGAGCAAGTCTGCACGGACTCCGCCCAAACGTCTTCCGGAGCCGCAAACCTCCGCGGAGATCCGCCGCAACGCACCTCAGTGCCAACATCCTGAACACAGGCCAATCAGAAATATGTCGGTTTTTGAAACGTTTCCATCAACTGAGGcttcctgattttaaaaaaaacacacacacctgtAATCAATGCTCGAATCACTTGccagaataaaaaacaaaacaaaatatcagATAATCCTCTTGGATTTGGTGCGTAGTTTACTTCAAAATACAGGTAAAATGATTAATCTATTATCAAATTATTTGACAACtgttttgataattgattaatcgttTATAGAGTTCTTATATAACTTAAAATCCTCATAATTTCTGCCTCTCAGTACATATTCTCAGATTTgtgtagtcctccatgaaagcagattGAACCCCAAGAGAGAGAATATAAGGTATTGCTGAAATCAACAGATTAATCCATTATAAAATAACCGTCAGTTGCAGCTTTAATCACAACAAATATCAACTATATTATTTACATATTAAAATATTGATAGtgcatttaaagaaaaaaaatatacagtataaacttAAATTATCACTCACCAAATAtgatgttgattttattttgtctatattaatgaaaaataatcagactacaatcacgtttttttttgttttttttttacccccgaaacaagaatgtagaaaaaaatgataatcTAACCGTAATTCCCTCCAGATAACAATTCTGTGAATTAAAATGACCTCATTGTCGCTGCTCAAGTTATGTTGCGCTTATCCACGTTTCCGGTTTGAAGGAAGTTGAAACTTACCTGTTATCAGTTCCACGCGCGTCCACGTACACAAACACAAGACGAAGAagtaaacaagaaaaagaagacTCTTATTTAACTGCTAGCTGCCATTAGCACGATGCTATCAGCGGCTTCTTCACCTTTTtacctctttcttcttctttgtgttTAAAGGCTTTTAGCAACCAGTATATGCACATTACCACCACCTACCGGACTGGAAACAACCCTGCAACATATTGGCTTTAGCCAAAGGCATTTGGCGCTTACATTCGACCGttagtgaaaatgtgttttcactttaaaaaaaaaaatgctcgtttttcatttgtcatggtcgttttgttttatttgactgGTGAGTGAATATGAGGGTACGACATAAAAACATACAACATCCAACGCAGGAGCGTTTACGAGACACGGACCGTTTgcgccacaagagggcagaagTGGCGTCTCCAACAACACAAAGCCGCAGAAGGAGAACGCACCCGATGGGCGGCACCGACAAAAATGTCAATATAAACATCCACTTCCTACTTTCAGGTTCACAATTTCGAATGGAAAATCGATGCAAATATGAGCTCATTTGCGGGTCGAATGAAAGAATATCCAAACATTTCTCTGGATCGCTTCGACCATGAGAACTTGCACGCGCGAGCCTACTTCCTGTCGCACTGTCACAAAGGTGAGCTAAGGCTAGGCGGCTAACTGCTTAGCCCGAGTGAGCGAATGTGAAAATACAACAATCTTTTCTTCGCCATCAGACCACATGAGAGGGATTAAAGCACCCAAGCTGAGGAGAAGACTGCGCTCCAGGTGATTCGAGCCTTTGCTCGTCCTGGGGTGATGAGTCGGTGGTGACGTACGAGGACGACTCAAGCCAATTTGATTTACGTACAGCCAACAAATATCAAATCCAACTCCAAAAGtgtaacacaaaaacaaaatgtagattGAATACTTTACGGAAATATTTAGTGCTCGACtttctgaatgaaaaaaaaaaatcatttttagagTGAACGTGGGATAAAGTGAAGCTCTTCTGCTTTTATTTGTTCactagttttgtttttcagccgCAGAGTCAAACTGTACTGCTCACTAGTGACCAAAGAACTTCTGCTGAGCAGTCGCAAGCACCTTTTCTGGGAACAATTCattgtgagacttttttttttttactacagtaAACCCGCGGTGGCCTTCAAAGTTTCTTTTGTTTAGGTTCCCCTGGAGCTGGAGAGCCCCACCCAGATTTCCCTGGTGGACGAGGCATCAGGAGATGTGAGCTGCTCTGCTGACACCTTCTTCCAAActcttggagaaaaaaaaaaaaaaagtgcaaacgtGAACTGTTATGTGCAGAGCGAGCAGCTGGTGGTGACGCTGCTCCCGGCCG is a genomic window containing:
- the sco2 gene encoding protein SCO2 homolog, mitochondrial, giving the protein MLALRCVAADLRGGLRLRKTFGRSPCRLAPPPPVRLLSQGDRAPVKLKPRTRVAVTLLLGGGVLAAWAWADAEKREKDRQTRTGQLRRLALGKGNFDLVDHNGQRRTKQDFLGRWVLLYFGFTQCPDICPDELDKMSDAVAELDADASLPPVQPLFITVDPERDGVDALARYVKDFHPRLVGLTGTSEEVQEAGRDFRVYAGRGPKDENGDYLVDHSILIYLVSPDGILVDYYSQRKDKEHIVQSVRRHIAEHVQVQRL